In Pseudomonas sp. MYb327, one DNA window encodes the following:
- a CDS encoding phosphonate degradation HD-domain oxygenase: MDRNEQAVAKVFALYERFGSDDYIGEPVSQIEHMSQAAQCAMAEGFDDEVVLAAFFHDIGHICAEGAENMGGFGVVSHERLGADYLRNVGFSERMARLVEYHVQAKRYLTLREPGYYARLSEASRRTLEYQGGVMTEAEAEAFDKDPLCEVSLRMRQWDELAKEMHVPVIDLEVLKRKAVTVLSREVC, from the coding sequence ATGGACCGCAACGAGCAAGCCGTCGCCAAGGTATTCGCACTGTACGAACGCTTCGGCAGCGATGACTACATCGGCGAGCCGGTGTCGCAGATCGAGCACATGTCCCAAGCCGCGCAATGCGCGATGGCCGAGGGCTTTGATGACGAAGTGGTGCTGGCGGCGTTCTTCCATGACATCGGGCATATCTGCGCCGAAGGTGCCGAGAACATGGGCGGCTTTGGTGTGGTCAGTCATGAGCGTTTGGGCGCCGATTACCTGCGCAACGTTGGCTTTAGCGAGCGCATGGCGCGGCTGGTGGAATACCACGTTCAGGCCAAGCGCTATCTCACGCTCAGGGAGCCGGGTTACTACGCACGATTGAGCGAGGCCAGTCGCCGTACTTTGGAATATCAGGGTGGGGTGATGACTGAGGCTGAGGCTGAGGCTTTTGATAAGGACCCGTTGTGTGAGGTCAGTTTGCGCATGCGGCAGTGGGATGAGCTGGCCAAGGAGATGCATGTGCCGGTGATTGATCTAGAGGTGTTGAAGCGTAAGGCGGTCACTGTCCTGTCCCGCGAGGTCTGCTGA
- a CDS encoding DUF2868 domain-containing protein, whose product MTELNNLWLTETIRLREEHAGPLEDLEANRLARSAGGDLPMRIQRRALWLADRDGLSDALKHWLQGARLALIVMAVLAVVSGAGLAFAALGDGQTPVNVFWALGSLLGLNLILLLSWTLGLVFAGEHGATLGRLWLWLSEKLARDAKAAQLAPALLLLLQRQKLNRWAIGVLVNGLWLLAMLSALVMLLTLMATRRYGFVWETTILGADTFITMTQALGALPAMLGFSIPTVDMIRASGDAALNIESARQAWAAWLVGVLLVYGVLPRLLLALFCLWRWKTGQAALRLDLNLPGYSQLRERLMPTSERLGISDTAPEQLHRVESGVSEQQSDGALLVAIELDDDRPWPPQLPNNVSNAGILDSRESRHKLLEQLSRFPPARLAIACDPRRSPDRGSLALIAELARSASATRVWLLQAPPGEALDADRLGDWHAALQQLELPFADCAPLNWLETGHD is encoded by the coding sequence GTGACTGAACTGAATAACCTCTGGCTGACAGAAACCATCCGCTTGCGCGAAGAACACGCCGGGCCTCTGGAGGATCTGGAAGCCAATCGCCTGGCCCGCAGCGCTGGCGGCGACCTGCCGATGCGCATTCAACGCCGCGCCCTGTGGCTGGCGGACCGCGATGGCCTGAGCGATGCGCTCAAACACTGGCTGCAAGGCGCACGACTGGCGCTGATCGTCATGGCGGTGCTGGCCGTGGTCAGCGGCGCCGGCCTGGCGTTTGCCGCACTCGGTGACGGACAAACACCGGTGAACGTGTTCTGGGCCTTGGGCAGTCTGCTCGGGCTAAACCTGATTCTGCTGCTGAGCTGGACTTTGGGCCTGGTGTTTGCCGGCGAGCATGGCGCAACGCTGGGGCGCTTGTGGTTGTGGCTCAGCGAAAAACTCGCTCGCGATGCCAAAGCCGCGCAACTGGCGCCGGCACTGCTGTTGTTGCTGCAACGCCAGAAACTCAATCGCTGGGCCATCGGCGTGCTGGTCAACGGCTTGTGGCTGCTGGCGATGTTGAGTGCGCTGGTGATGTTGCTGACGTTGATGGCGACCCGGCGCTATGGTTTCGTCTGGGAAACCACCATTCTCGGCGCCGATACTTTTATCACCATGACCCAAGCCCTCGGCGCGTTGCCCGCCATGCTCGGTTTCAGCATTCCAACCGTGGACATGATCCGCGCCAGCGGCGATGCCGCGCTAAACATCGAAAGCGCTCGCCAGGCGTGGGCGGCGTGGCTGGTGGGCGTGTTGCTGGTCTACGGTGTTTTGCCGCGTCTGCTGCTGGCGCTGTTTTGCCTGTGGCGCTGGAAAACCGGGCAAGCAGCATTGCGTCTCGATTTGAACCTGCCCGGCTACTCGCAACTGCGCGAACGGTTGATGCCCACCAGCGAACGCCTGGGCATCAGCGATACGGCGCCTGAGCAACTTCATCGGGTCGAAAGTGGCGTCAGTGAACAGCAAAGCGACGGTGCGCTATTGGTCGCCATCGAACTGGACGACGACCGCCCGTGGCCGCCGCAATTGCCGAACAACGTGAGCAACGCGGGCATTCTCGACAGCCGCGAATCGCGGCACAAACTCCTCGAACAGTTGAGCCGTTTTCCGCCCGCGCGGCTGGCGATTGCCTGTGATCCAAGGCGCTCGCCGGATCGCGGCAGCCTGGCGTTAATCGCCGAACTGGCCCGGAGTGCCAGCGCCACCCGCGTCTGGCTGCTGCAAGCGCCGCCCGGTGAAGCGCTGGACGCCGACCGTCTCGGCGACTGGCATGCGGCGCTGCAACAGCTGGAGTTGCCCTTCGCCGATTGCGCACCGTTGAATTGGCTGGAGACGGGCCATGACTAA
- a CDS encoding GTPase/DUF3482 domain-containing protein, with translation MTKPLKLAVVGHTNVGKTSLLRTLTRDVGFGDVSHRPSTTRHVEGARLSVDGEPLLDLYDTPGLEDAIALLDYLERLERPGERLDGPARLARFLEGSEARQRFEQEAKVLRQLLTCDAGLYVIDAREPVLAKYRDELEVLAGCGKPLLPVLNFVSSANHREPAWREALARLGLHALVRFDSVAPPEDGERRLYESLALLLEHARPQLERLIADQQAQRLARQQSAARLIAELLLDCAACRRSVVSDAVQEQQAISELRKAVRQREQRCVEALLKLYAFRPQDAAASDLPLLDGRWGDDLFNPETLKQLGVRVGGGIAAGAAAGAGVDLLVGGITLGAAALAGAIAGGALQTARSYGSRLLGKIKGQRELTVDDNVLRLLALRQRQLLQALDARGHAAMDSIQVATPQDKTWREGKLPEALNKARAYPQWSSLNPHAKLNQAERQEQIEVLAQQL, from the coding sequence ATGACTAAGCCTTTGAAACTCGCGGTGGTCGGCCACACCAACGTCGGCAAGACCTCGTTGCTGCGCACGCTGACCCGTGATGTCGGGTTCGGTGACGTGTCCCATCGTCCCAGCACCACGCGACACGTCGAAGGCGCACGCCTGTCGGTGGACGGCGAGCCCTTGCTCGACCTCTACGACACCCCCGGCCTGGAAGACGCCATCGCACTGCTCGACTACCTCGAACGCCTGGAACGGCCAGGCGAACGCCTGGACGGTCCGGCCCGGCTGGCGCGCTTCCTTGAGGGCAGTGAAGCGCGGCAGCGTTTCGAACAAGAGGCCAAGGTGCTGCGGCAACTGCTGACCTGCGATGCCGGCCTGTACGTGATCGACGCCCGCGAGCCGGTGCTGGCCAAGTACCGCGACGAACTGGAAGTGCTGGCCGGTTGTGGCAAACCGCTGTTGCCGGTTTTGAATTTCGTCAGCAGCGCCAACCATCGCGAACCCGCTTGGCGTGAAGCCTTGGCGCGCCTCGGTTTGCATGCGCTGGTGCGTTTCGACAGCGTCGCGCCGCCCGAGGATGGCGAGCGTCGACTCTATGAAAGCCTCGCGCTGCTGCTCGAACATGCGCGGCCGCAACTTGAACGTTTGATCGCCGATCAACAGGCGCAACGCCTGGCGCGTCAGCAGAGCGCGGCGCGATTGATTGCCGAGTTGTTGCTCGATTGCGCCGCATGCCGGCGCAGCGTGGTCAGCGATGCAGTGCAGGAACAGCAAGCCATCAGCGAACTGCGCAAAGCCGTGCGCCAACGGGAACAACGTTGCGTCGAAGCCTTGCTCAAGCTCTACGCGTTTCGTCCGCAGGATGCGGCGGCCAGTGATCTGCCGCTGCTCGACGGTCGCTGGGGCGATGATCTGTTCAACCCCGAAACCCTAAAACAATTGGGCGTGCGGGTCGGTGGCGGCATCGCCGCAGGGGCCGCCGCCGGAGCCGGAGTCGATCTGCTGGTCGGCGGCATCACCCTCGGTGCGGCTGCCCTGGCCGGGGCTATCGCTGGAGGCGCCCTGCAAACCGCACGCAGCTATGGCAGCCGCTTGCTGGGCAAGATCAAAGGCCAACGCGAATTGACCGTCGATGACAACGTGCTGCGGTTACTGGCGCTGCGCCAACGGCAATTGCTGCAAGCACTGGACGCCCGTGGACACGCGGCGATGGACAGCATTCAGGTGGCCACGCCCCAGGACAAGACCTGGCGTGAGGGAAAACTGCCGGAAGCCTTGAACAAGGCGCGGGCGTATCCGCAGTGGTCGTCGCTCAACCCGCATGCGAAGCTGAATCAGGCGGAGCGGCAGGAGCAGATTGAAGTGTTGGCGCAGCAGTTGTAG
- a CDS encoding MFS transporter, protein MPPARNAREKPLIVLLLMTMTLLGVFPLDVVLPSFPDLSDFFQIPPPDVALSVSLFAVSLAFSVMLVGPLSDMWGRKKLLLGGIALAAIGAIGCAATSEYSWFLGFRVVQAIGCGAFSLSQALVQDLFIGHERLRLRIWMVTGGGVFISISPLLGTWLQLQLGWQGSFYVFVTLAVLVWLSACWLLKESSSLRPASRGGFFRAYRHVCSDARFLGYWLISALAFACHFSFIVTSPIIFMEHLALSPYEYAWALLLYGVAYIGGGAVANFLHQRLQANTQIILGLGLIAVSGVVMLWLTRHFGLSAGTVLISMLICTIGTTITRPVVNSKAMSVHPEYAGTSTSVGGVLMFLCGGVISTVVNRVPEDLTLTTALAICFLTLSFAGLGLNAVINQRNKQALDIG, encoded by the coding sequence ATGCCCCCCGCCAGAAACGCCCGAGAAAAGCCGTTAATCGTCCTGTTGTTGATGACCATGACCCTACTGGGCGTTTTCCCATTGGACGTGGTTCTTCCTTCCTTTCCCGACCTGTCGGACTTCTTTCAAATCCCGCCGCCCGACGTTGCCCTGTCTGTCAGCCTGTTCGCCGTCAGCCTGGCATTCTCCGTGATGCTGGTTGGACCGCTGTCGGACATGTGGGGTCGCAAGAAGCTATTGCTGGGAGGTATCGCCCTCGCGGCGATTGGCGCAATTGGATGTGCAGCAACCAGCGAGTACAGCTGGTTTCTGGGTTTTCGTGTGGTCCAGGCGATCGGTTGCGGAGCCTTTTCGCTGTCACAAGCGCTGGTGCAGGATTTATTCATTGGCCATGAAAGGCTGCGACTCAGGATCTGGATGGTGACCGGAGGCGGGGTATTCATTTCAATTTCGCCGTTGCTGGGGACCTGGCTGCAATTGCAGCTTGGCTGGCAGGGCAGTTTCTACGTGTTTGTCACCCTCGCCGTTTTAGTCTGGTTAAGCGCCTGTTGGCTGCTCAAGGAGTCCTCGTCGTTGCGTCCGGCATCGCGTGGGGGATTTTTCCGCGCTTACCGGCATGTCTGTTCAGATGCTCGCTTCCTGGGTTATTGGCTGATTTCAGCCTTGGCCTTCGCCTGTCATTTTTCGTTCATCGTCACTTCACCCATTATTTTCATGGAGCATCTGGCCCTTTCACCCTACGAGTACGCCTGGGCGTTGTTGCTGTACGGCGTTGCGTATATAGGCGGCGGCGCAGTAGCCAACTTCCTGCATCAACGTTTGCAAGCCAACACTCAGATCATTCTCGGCCTGGGGTTGATCGCGGTTTCGGGCGTGGTGATGCTTTGGCTGACTCGCCACTTCGGTCTCTCTGCCGGGACGGTGCTGATTTCCATGCTGATTTGTACGATCGGCACCACTATTACCAGACCCGTCGTCAACTCCAAGGCCATGAGTGTTCATCCGGAATATGCCGGGACCTCGACCTCGGTCGGCGGTGTGCTGATGTTCCTTTGCGGTGGCGTGATCAGTACGGTGGTCAACCGGGTACCGGAGGACCTGACCCTGACCACCGCTCTGGCCATTTGCTTCCTGACGTTGAGCTTCGCAGGCCTGGGACTGAATGCAGTGATCAACCAACGGAATAAACAGGCACTCGATATCGGCTGA
- a CDS encoding haloacid dehalogenase-like hydrolase, whose translation MRFAPKFLVAALCLGLAGQALATDLKHWPADQAKALDAMIAANANKGNYAVFDMDNTSYRYDLEESLLPFMENKGLITRDKLDPSLKLMPFKDTADHKESLFSYYYRLCEIDDMVCYPWVAQVFSGFTLQELKGYVDELMASGKPVPATYYEGDVVKSLDVNPPKIFTGQQELYNKLMENGIEVYVMTAASEELVRMVAADPKYGYNVKPQNVIGVSLLLKDQKTGELTTARKQITAGKYDEKANLGLELTPYLWTPATWMAGKHAAILTYIDEWKKPVLVGGDTPTSDGYMLFHDVDVAKGGIHLWVNRKDKYMTQIQGMMAKHAAAQAKEGLPVTADKNWVIVTPQEIQ comes from the coding sequence ATGAGATTCGCACCGAAATTTCTGGTTGCAGCACTTTGCCTGGGCCTCGCCGGCCAGGCACTTGCCACGGATTTGAAGCACTGGCCAGCCGATCAGGCCAAGGCGCTGGACGCGATGATCGCCGCCAATGCCAACAAAGGTAACTACGCGGTGTTCGACATGGACAACACCAGTTACCGCTACGACCTCGAAGAGTCGTTGCTGCCGTTCATGGAAAACAAAGGCCTGATCACCCGCGACAAACTCGATCCCTCCCTGAAACTGATGCCGTTCAAAGACACCGCCGACCACAAGGAAAGCCTGTTCAGCTATTACTACCGCCTCTGTGAAATCGACGACATGGTTTGCTATCCGTGGGTCGCTCAGGTGTTCTCCGGCTTCACGCTGCAAGAGCTCAAGGGCTACGTCGACGAACTGATGGCGTCCGGCAAACCGGTGCCGGCGACGTATTACGAAGGCGACGTAGTGAAGAGCCTCGACGTCAATCCGCCGAAAATCTTCACCGGCCAGCAAGAGCTCTACAACAAGCTGATGGAGAACGGTATCGAGGTCTACGTGATGACCGCCGCCTCGGAAGAGCTGGTGCGTATGGTCGCTGCCGATCCGAAATACGGCTACAACGTCAAACCGCAGAACGTGATCGGCGTGTCGCTGCTGCTCAAGGATCAAAAAACCGGCGAATTGACCACCGCGCGCAAGCAGATCACCGCCGGCAAATATGACGAGAAGGCCAACCTCGGCCTCGAACTGACCCCGTACCTGTGGACCCCGGCGACCTGGATGGCCGGCAAGCACGCGGCGATCCTGACCTACATCGATGAGTGGAAAAAACCGGTACTGGTGGGCGGCGATACCCCCACCAGTGACGGCTACATGCTGTTTCACGATGTCGACGTGGCCAAGGGCGGCATTCATTTGTGGGTCAACCGCAAAGACAAATACATGACCCAGATCCAGGGCATGATGGCCAAGCACGCTGCGGCCCAGGCCAAGGAAGGGTTGCCGGTGACGGCGGACAAGAATTGGGTGATCGTGACACCGCAAGAGATTCAGTAA
- the ilvD gene encoding dihydroxy-acid dehydratase yields the protein MPDYRSKTSTHGRNMAGARALWRATGMKDDDFKKPIIAIANSFTQFVPGHVHLKDLGQLVAREIERAGGVAKEFNTIAVDDGIAMGHDGMLYSLPSREIIADSVEYMVNAHCADAIVCISNCDKITPGMLMAALRLNIPVIFVSGGPMEAGKTKLASHGLDLVDAMVIAADSSASDEKVAEYERSACPTCGSCSGMFTANSMNCLVEALGLALPGNGSTLATHSDREQLFLQAGRTIVELCKRYYSENDESVLPRNIANFQAFENAMTLDIAMGGSTNTILHLLAAAQEAEIDFDLRDIDRLSRHVPQLCKVAPNIQKYHMEDVHRAGGIFSILGSLARGGLLHTQLPTVHSRSMEEAIAKWDITQTNDEAVHHFFKAGPAGIPTQTAFSQSTRWDTLDDDRENGCIRSVEHAYSQEGGLAVLYGNIALDGCVVKTAGVDESIHVFEGNAKIFESQDSAVRGILADEVKEGDIVIIRYEGPKGGPGMQEMLYPTSYLKSKGLGKACALLTDGRFSGGTSGLSIGHASPEAAAGGAIGLVQDGDKVLIDIPNRSINLLVSDEELAARRVEQDKKGWKPVEVRPRKVTTALKAYALLATSADKGAVRNKAMLDGL from the coding sequence ATGCCTGATTACCGCTCGAAAACATCCACCCACGGCCGCAACATGGCCGGTGCCCGCGCATTGTGGCGCGCCACGGGGATGAAAGATGACGACTTCAAAAAGCCGATCATCGCCATTGCCAACTCCTTCACCCAGTTCGTACCGGGCCACGTCCACCTCAAGGATCTGGGCCAACTGGTCGCCCGCGAGATCGAACGCGCCGGCGGTGTGGCAAAAGAATTCAACACCATCGCCGTCGATGACGGCATCGCCATGGGCCACGACGGCATGCTGTATTCGCTGCCGAGCCGCGAGATCATTGCCGACTCCGTCGAGTACATGGTTAACGCCCACTGCGCCGACGCCATCGTGTGCATTTCCAACTGCGACAAGATCACCCCGGGCATGTTGATGGCTGCCTTGCGCCTGAACATCCCGGTGATCTTCGTTTCCGGCGGCCCGATGGAAGCCGGCAAGACCAAACTGGCCAGCCACGGTCTCGACCTCGTCGACGCCATGGTGATCGCCGCCGACTCCAGCGCTTCTGACGAGAAAGTCGCCGAGTACGAGCGCAGCGCCTGCCCGACTTGCGGTTCGTGCTCCGGCATGTTCACCGCCAACTCGATGAACTGCCTGGTTGAAGCCCTGGGCCTGGCATTGCCGGGCAACGGTTCGACCCTGGCCACCCACAGCGACCGCGAGCAATTGTTCCTGCAGGCCGGCCGCACCATCGTCGAGCTGTGCAAGCGTTACTACAGCGAGAACGATGAGTCGGTGTTGCCGCGCAACATCGCCAACTTCCAGGCGTTCGAAAACGCCATGACCCTGGACATCGCCATGGGCGGTTCCACCAACACCATCCTGCACTTGCTGGCCGCTGCCCAGGAAGCCGAGATCGATTTCGACCTGCGCGACATCGACCGTCTGTCCCGTCACGTGCCGCAACTGTGCAAGGTCGCGCCGAACATCCAGAAGTACCACATGGAGGACGTGCACCGTGCTGGCGGGATCTTCAGCATCCTCGGTTCGCTGGCTCGTGGCGGCTTGCTGCACACCCAGCTGCCGACCGTGCACAGCCGCAGCATGGAAGAAGCCATCGCCAAGTGGGACATCACCCAAACCAACGACGAAGCCGTGCATCACTTCTTCAAGGCCGGTCCGGCAGGTATCCCGACGCAAACCGCGTTCAGCCAATCGACCCGTTGGGACACCCTGGACGACGACCGTGAAAACGGCTGCATCCGCAGTGTCGAGCACGCTTACTCGCAAGAAGGCGGCCTCGCCGTTCTCTACGGCAACATCGCCCTCGATGGCTGCGTGGTAAAAACCGCCGGTGTCGATGAGTCGATCCACGTGTTCGAAGGCAACGCCAAGATCTTCGAAAGCCAGGACAGCGCCGTGCGCGGCATCCTCGCTGACGAAGTGAAAGAAGGCGACATCGTCATCATTCGCTACGAAGGCCCTAAAGGTGGCCCGGGCATGCAGGAAATGCTGTACCCGACGTCGTACCTGAAATCCAAAGGCCTGGGCAAAGCTTGCGCCCTGCTCACCGACGGCCGTTTCTCCGGCGGCACTTCGGGCCTGTCCATCGGCCACGCTTCGCCTGAAGCCGCTGCCGGTGGCGCGATCGGTCTGGTGCAGGACGGCGACAAAGTGCTGATCGACATCCCGAACCGCTCGATCAACCTGTTGGTCAGCGACGAAGAACTGGCGGCACGCCGGGTCGAGCAGGACAAGAAAGGCTGGAAACCGGTGGAAGTGCGTCCACGCAAAGTGACCACCGCCCTGAAGGCCTACGCCCTGCTGGCCACCAGCGCCGACAAGGGTGCTGTGCGTAACAAGGCGATGCTCGACGGGTTGTAA
- a CDS encoding dihydrofolate reductase — MTKSLPLSLIAALGENRVIGIDNSMPWHLPGDFKYFKATTLGKPIIMGRKTWDSLGRPLPGRLNIVVSRQADLVLEGAEVYPSLEAAVVRAQEWAKAQGVDELMLIGGAQLYAQGLAQADRLYLTRVGLSPEGDAWFPEFDLGQWKLVSNVPNPAEGDKPAYNFEVWEKA, encoded by the coding sequence ATGACTAAATCACTCCCCCTCAGCCTGATCGCAGCCCTCGGTGAAAACCGTGTGATCGGCATCGACAACAGCATGCCCTGGCACTTGCCGGGGGACTTCAAATACTTCAAGGCCACCACCTTGGGCAAGCCGATCATCATGGGTCGCAAGACCTGGGATTCGCTTGGTCGCCCGTTGCCGGGCCGCTTGAACATCGTGGTCAGCCGTCAGGCAGATCTGGTGCTGGAAGGCGCGGAAGTTTATCCGTCGCTGGAAGCCGCTGTGGTTCGCGCGCAAGAATGGGCGAAGGCGCAGGGCGTCGATGAGCTGATGCTGATTGGCGGCGCGCAGTTATATGCGCAAGGGTTGGCGCAGGCCGATCGGTTGTACCTGACGCGCGTGGGGCTGAGCCCGGAAGGGGATGCGTGGTTTCCGGAATTTGATTTGGGCCAGTGGAAACTGGTGTCGAATGTGCCGAACCCGGCGGAAGGGGATAAGCCGGCGTACAACTTTGAGGTTTGGGAGAAGGCCTAA
- a CDS encoding class I SAM-dependent rRNA methyltransferase, with protein sequence MSLPSLRLKANADRRLRNGHLWVYSNEIDVAATPLHGFKAGDQAILEAAGGKPLGIVAMSPNNLICARLLSRDIKLPLDKSLLVHRLNVALSLRDRLFDKPFYRLVYGDSDLLPGLVVDRFGDILVVQIASATMEAHKDDVIAALTQVLKPSGILFKNDSAARDAEGLNRYVETVFGLVPEWVALEENGVKFEAPVIQGQKTGWFYDHRMNRARLAPYAKGKRVLDLYSYIGGWGVQAAAFGASEVFCVDASAFALDGVERNAALNGFADKMTCIEGDVFEALKELKASEERFDVIVADPPAFIKRKKDMKNGEGAYRRLNEQAMRLLTKDGILVSASCSMHLPEDDLQNILLTSARHLDRNIQMLERGGQGPDHPVHPAIAETRYIKSITCRLLPNS encoded by the coding sequence ATGTCCCTGCCTAGCCTGCGCCTCAAAGCCAATGCCGACCGTCGTCTGCGCAACGGTCATTTGTGGGTCTACAGCAACGAAATCGATGTAGCCGCGACACCTTTGCACGGTTTCAAGGCCGGAGACCAGGCGATCCTCGAAGCCGCCGGCGGCAAGCCGCTGGGCATCGTTGCCATGAGCCCGAACAACCTGATCTGCGCCCGTTTGCTGTCGCGCGACATCAAGTTGCCGCTGGACAAGTCGCTGCTGGTGCATCGCCTGAACGTCGCCCTGTCGCTGCGTGATCGCCTGTTCGACAAGCCGTTCTATCGCTTGGTCTACGGTGATTCCGATTTGCTGCCGGGTCTGGTGGTCGATCGTTTCGGCGACATCCTGGTGGTGCAGATCGCTTCGGCGACCATGGAAGCCCATAAAGATGACGTGATCGCGGCGCTGACTCAAGTGCTCAAGCCAAGCGGCATTCTGTTCAAGAATGACTCCGCCGCCCGTGACGCCGAAGGCCTCAACCGCTATGTCGAAACCGTGTTTGGCCTGGTACCGGAGTGGGTTGCACTGGAAGAGAACGGCGTGAAATTCGAAGCGCCGGTTATCCAGGGCCAGAAAACCGGCTGGTTCTACGATCACCGCATGAACCGCGCTCGCCTGGCCCCGTATGCCAAAGGCAAGCGCGTGCTGGACCTGTACAGCTACATCGGCGGCTGGGGCGTGCAGGCTGCCGCTTTCGGCGCCAGTGAAGTGTTCTGCGTCGACGCGTCCGCCTTCGCCCTCGACGGCGTAGAGCGCAACGCCGCGCTGAACGGCTTCGCCGACAAAATGACCTGCATCGAAGGCGACGTGTTCGAAGCCCTGAAAGAGCTGAAAGCCAGCGAAGAACGGTTCGACGTGATCGTGGCCGACCCACCGGCGTTCATCAAACGCAAGAAGGACATGAAGAACGGCGAAGGCGCTTACCGCCGCCTGAACGAGCAAGCCATGCGCCTGCTCACCAAGGACGGTATTCTGGTCAGCGCATCGTGCTCGATGCACCTGCCGGAAGACGATCTGCAGAACATCCTGCTGACCAGCGCCCGCCACCTGGACCGCAACATCCAGATGCTGGAACGCGGCGGCCAGGGCCCGGATCACCCGGTGCACCCGGCCATCGCCGAAACCCGCTATATCAAGAGCATTACCTGCCGGTTGCTGCCTAACAGCTAA
- a CDS encoding L-cystine transporter, translating to MNLPLILNLLVFLALLFGLAQTRHSTWSLAKKVLLALVLGVAFGVALHAVYGAGNPVLKASIGWFDLVGNGYVQLLQMIVIPLVFASILSAVARLHNASSLGKISFLTIGTLLFTTAIAALIGIGLTNLFGLTAEGLVAGTQEMARLQTIQTNYAGKVADLNVPQLLLSFIPQNPFADLARAKPTSIISVVIFAAFLGVAALQLLKDDADKGQKVINAIDTLQALVMRLVRLVMKLTPYGVLALMTKVVAGSNLQDIIKLGSFVVVSYIGLGLMFVVHGLLVSAAGINPLRFFRKIWPVLTFAFTSRSSAATIPLSIEAQTSRLGIPQSIASFAASFGATIGQNGCAGLYPAMLAVMVAPTVGINPLDPLWIATLVAIVTLSSAGVAGVGGGATFAALIVLPAMGLPVSLVALLISVEPLIDMGRTALNVSGSISAGAITSQLMQQTDKALLDADEHSALAHA from the coding sequence ATGAATCTGCCGCTGATCCTCAATCTGCTGGTATTCCTCGCGTTACTTTTTGGTCTCGCCCAAACCCGCCACTCTACATGGAGCCTGGCAAAAAAAGTCCTGCTCGCTTTGGTGCTGGGCGTGGCGTTCGGTGTGGCGTTGCACGCTGTTTATGGTGCCGGTAATCCGGTGCTGAAAGCCTCAATCGGCTGGTTTGATCTGGTGGGCAACGGTTACGTGCAGTTGCTGCAAATGATCGTGATCCCGCTGGTGTTCGCCTCGATCCTCAGCGCTGTGGCCCGTCTGCACAATGCCTCGTCCCTGGGCAAGATCAGTTTCCTGACCATCGGCACGCTGCTGTTCACCACTGCCATCGCGGCATTGATCGGCATCGGCCTGACCAACCTGTTCGGCCTGACCGCCGAAGGCCTGGTCGCCGGCACCCAGGAAATGGCCCGCCTGCAAACCATCCAGACCAACTACGCGGGCAAGGTCGCCGACCTGAATGTGCCGCAACTGCTGCTGTCGTTCATCCCGCAGAACCCGTTCGCCGATCTGGCGCGGGCCAAGCCGACGTCGATCATCAGCGTGGTGATCTTTGCTGCGTTCCTCGGTGTAGCGGCGTTGCAACTGCTCAAGGACGACGCGGACAAAGGTCAGAAAGTGATCAACGCCATCGACACTCTGCAAGCCTTGGTGATGCGTCTGGTGCGGTTGGTCATGAAGCTGACCCCGTACGGCGTATTGGCGCTGATGACCAAAGTCGTTGCCGGTTCCAACTTGCAAGACATCATTAAGCTCGGCAGTTTCGTCGTTGTTTCCTACATTGGCCTGGGCCTGATGTTTGTGGTCCATGGCCTGCTGGTGTCGGCGGCAGGGATCAATCCGCTGCGTTTCTTCCGCAAGATCTGGCCGGTGCTGACGTTTGCGTTCACCAGCCGCTCGAGCGCCGCGACCATTCCGTTGAGCATCGAAGCGCAGACCAGCCGTCTGGGCATTCCGCAGTCCATCGCCAGTTTTGCTGCTTCGTTCGGTGCGACGATTGGCCAGAACGGCTGTGCCGGTCTGTACCCGGCGATGTTGGCCGTGATGGTTGCGCCAACCGTGGGCATCAACCCGCTCGACCCACTGTGGATCGCGACGCTGGTGGCGATTGTCACGCTGAGTTCGGCCGGTGTGGCTGGTGTTGGTGGTGGCGCGACGTTTGCCGCGTTGATCGTACTGCCGGCGATGGGCTTGCCGGTTTCACTGGTGGCGTTGTTGATTTCGGTCGAGCCGCTGATTGATATGGGGCGCACGGCGTTGAACGTGAGTGGTTCAATCAGTGCGGGTGCGATTACCAGTCAGTTGATGCAGCAGACGGATAAAGCGCTGCTGGATGCGGATGAGCATTCGGCGTTGGCGCACGCTTAA